From the genome of Leptospiraceae bacterium, one region includes:
- a CDS encoding helix-turn-helix domain-containing protein, with translation MRYLKNANIILKLFLENPDRHFTLSEIAVKADIHYLTVRRMLITFEEDGILSNNGKAYKLSQTLLKQCYDYFKLNQKFYMEM, from the coding sequence ATGCGATACTTAAAAAATGCTAATATTATTCTGAAGCTATTTTTGGAAAATCCGGATAGACACTTCACTTTAAGCGAAATAGCAGTTAAAGCGGATATTCATTACCTTACTGTCAGGAGAATGCTCATTACCTTCGAGGAAGATGGGATTTTGTCGAATAACGGTAAGGCGTATAAATTGTCTCAGACACTGTTAAAACAGTGCTATGACTATTTTAAACTTAACCAAAAATTTTACATGGAGATGTAA
- a CDS encoding helix-turn-helix domain-containing protein encodes MQTKRKKDDSAQVLWLFPGMERDPEKQKPKKEIDPTEFDLNPKEAARLLGVAERTLRNYRIERRIASIRVSPHKYRFSSKDLKHYLSLNYKPALYFE; translated from the coding sequence ATGCAAACAAAACGAAAGAAAGATGATTCGGCTCAAGTTTTATGGCTTTTCCCTGGAATGGAAAGAGACCCGGAAAAACAAAAACCTAAAAAAGAAATCGACCCCACAGAATTTGACCTGAATCCAAAAGAGGCGGCCAGACTTCTGGGAGTTGCGGAAAGAACCCTGCGGAATTATAGAATTGAAAGACGAATTGCTTCTATAAGAGTCTCACCGCATAAATACAGGTTTTCCTCTAAAGACTTAAAACATTACCTTTCTCTAAATTATAAACCCGCCTTATATTTCGAATAA
- a CDS encoding AAA family ATPase, which produces MKRQEANQQLLEMGIVPTASFVDVYRKVSFAVNKRSILVVTGEPGMGKTTIKRVTLGRYKEDASGFIVIEPEAGLVRQKDCTSAIMSLMIDKIMNERPKRDVISKAEQLKRGLAETHRKVILSIDEAQELGMDALYGIKKLHELGGDVRREFLFAITLFGKPVLRSLVSPPELKNRVTLYNMKAITKDELHLFLQIHNISFQKKQSFDQFANVCGLIPLEIKVTCSAIQALSKTGLKADEALSRYVAGDLSILFKKTKLSYSQLANMIFAATGRNFDKSTIGRAIKGETATPEADMIRKFAAEKANEVMNGEE; this is translated from the coding sequence ATGAAACGGCAAGAAGCTAATCAGCAATTATTGGAAATGGGTATTGTTCCTACTGCAAGCTTTGTGGATGTATACAGAAAAGTAAGCTTTGCAGTAAATAAACGTTCTATACTGGTTGTCACAGGTGAGCCGGGTATGGGAAAAACTACCATTAAACGTGTAACTCTCGGACGTTACAAGGAAGATGCATCGGGCTTTATCGTGATTGAACCGGAGGCAGGACTTGTAAGGCAGAAAGATTGCACTTCGGCTATCATGTCTCTCATGATAGATAAAATCATGAATGAACGTCCCAAACGTGATGTGATTTCTAAAGCTGAACAACTAAAACGTGGGCTCGCAGAAACCCATAGAAAGGTGATTCTTTCCATTGATGAGGCTCAGGAACTGGGAATGGATGCCCTTTATGGTATTAAGAAGCTGCATGAACTGGGAGGTGATGTAAGAAGGGAATTTTTATTTGCCATAACCCTATTCGGAAAACCGGTTTTACGAAGTCTTGTCTCTCCTCCTGAGTTAAAAAATAGGGTGACTCTGTATAATATGAAAGCCATTACCAAGGATGAGCTTCACCTTTTCTTACAGATTCATAATATTAGCTTTCAGAAAAAGCAAAGCTTTGACCAGTTTGCTAATGTTTGTGGTTTGATTCCCCTGGAAATTAAAGTTACCTGCTCAGCGATTCAAGCTCTTTCTAAAACAGGCTTGAAAGCCGATGAGGCTTTGAGTCGCTACGTGGCCGGTGATTTGAGTATTTTATTTAAGAAAACAAAATTAAGTTATTCGCAATTGGCTAATATGATTTTTGCAGCTACCGGACGAAACTTTGATAAATCAACCATTGGTAGAGCGATTAAAGGAGAAACGGCAACTCCTGAAGCAGATATGATTCGTAAGTTTGCAGCCGAGAAGGCCAATGAGGTTATGAACGGCGAAGAATAG
- a CDS encoding phage terminase large subunit family protein, whose protein sequence is MDEIFEHFQKAGSLSFRKLEVLDWIYQNFKVYDSGKWKEFSFDKHEPLKELYEFWQHPHLTIRKGVQVGVTTYGIARSLYAGDRMGIATAYFFPTNTHSEIFVNSKFTPTVNLSEYLSSLKKEDDTDNKRLKIFKNFYIHFGGVESATNVRSITVDHLVKDEVDEANQENLKFADDRLLHSQFGWITELSQPTLPEFGIDASFKKSDQRFWGIKCSKCRTDNFIDETFPECIVFHRGSVYYGCIKCRKRLDVANGRWIPKFKDRSKFHRGYHLSQLICSFRTPEQIYKQYSELDGTTAKKNFSISVLGMPFATPGQVPITLEVIKRAERDFGMEERYNASYFGMDVGDKCHIVFGHYYKGALRVHWVEEIDADNENGIIRLINKHKILGGVVDAMPYKTLSKNIARSFRGRVWIQYFKNDTLKTGLEGEDENEVLKVNINRTESLDETCDLLKEAKIELPAMKNVPAELSERYSQFRTHLLHLTKEPVERANGVLEYQYKRKAQNHFGMALNSMVVAYKLSKNNRVSGIEPVWM, encoded by the coding sequence ATGGATGAGATTTTTGAACATTTTCAGAAAGCCGGTTCTTTAAGCTTTCGTAAATTAGAGGTTTTAGATTGGATTTATCAGAATTTCAAAGTTTACGATTCCGGGAAGTGGAAGGAATTTAGCTTTGATAAACACGAACCTTTGAAAGAGCTTTACGAGTTCTGGCAACATCCACACTTAACCATCCGAAAAGGGGTTCAGGTTGGTGTAACTACCTACGGGATTGCTCGCAGTCTCTATGCAGGGGATAGAATGGGCATAGCAACGGCCTATTTTTTCCCGACAAATACGCATTCTGAAATTTTTGTAAATTCAAAATTTACTCCTACAGTAAATTTATCAGAGTATCTGAGCTCGTTAAAAAAAGAGGATGATACGGATAATAAGCGTTTAAAAATATTTAAAAACTTTTATATTCATTTTGGAGGGGTAGAGTCTGCAACGAATGTGCGTTCGATTACGGTTGACCACCTGGTAAAGGATGAAGTAGATGAAGCCAATCAGGAAAATTTGAAATTCGCTGATGACAGGCTTTTGCACTCTCAGTTTGGCTGGATTACGGAATTATCCCAGCCAACTCTACCTGAATTTGGGATAGATGCCAGTTTTAAAAAATCGGATCAGAGATTCTGGGGAATCAAGTGCAGTAAATGCCGAACTGATAATTTTATAGATGAAACCTTTCCTGAGTGCATCGTGTTTCACAGGGGTTCTGTGTATTATGGATGTATTAAATGCCGAAAACGTTTGGATGTAGCGAACGGAAGATGGATTCCGAAATTTAAAGACCGCTCCAAGTTTCACAGGGGTTATCATCTCTCCCAGTTAATCTGTAGTTTCAGGACTCCCGAACAGATATATAAACAATACAGCGAATTAGATGGAACGACAGCCAAAAAAAACTTTTCTATTTCCGTTCTGGGAATGCCATTTGCTACACCCGGTCAGGTTCCTATTACACTGGAAGTAATCAAAAGAGCCGAAAGAGATTTTGGCATGGAAGAAAGATATAACGCGTCTTACTTCGGTATGGATGTTGGAGATAAGTGCCATATCGTTTTTGGACATTATTACAAAGGGGCTTTGCGGGTTCACTGGGTAGAGGAAATTGATGCGGATAACGAAAACGGGATTATCCGTTTAATTAATAAGCATAAAATACTCGGAGGAGTTGTAGATGCCATGCCCTATAAAACCTTAAGCAAAAACATAGCCCGCTCTTTCCGTGGTCGCGTTTGGATTCAATATTTTAAGAATGATACACTGAAAACAGGGTTAGAAGGGGAAGATGAAAACGAGGTTTTAAAGGTCAATATTAACCGAACAGAGTCTCTGGATGAAACCTGTGATTTATTAAAAGAAGCTAAAATTGAGCTTCCTGCTATGAAAAATGTTCCTGCCGAATTATCCGAGAGGTATAGCCAGTTTCGGACTCATCTTTTACACCTGACCAAGGAACCTGTAGAAAGAGCCAATGGGGTTTTAGAATATCAATATAAACGAAAAGCACAGAATCACTTCGGCATGGCTTTAAATAGTATGGTAGTTGCGTATAAACTTTCTAAAAATAATCGGGTGAGTGGAATCGAGCCCGTCTGGATGTGA
- a CDS encoding DUF1018 domain-containing protein, which yields MSSKITENRRKRVAKIFILAKEKGIDNELLHTIIYEKTHKESIKDLSEIELLEIIEVLKGESKKQIRQKFSQDDYIQSLVMKLKVESPAAYLSGIMKRMGKSDYSELSVKDKSRIIEALKDILKRQCDT from the coding sequence ATGTCAAGCAAAATTACAGAAAATAGACGAAAGCGCGTTGCTAAAATCTTTATTCTTGCAAAAGAGAAAGGTATAGATAACGAACTTTTACATACTATTATATATGAAAAGACTCATAAAGAGTCTATCAAGGATTTAAGCGAAATTGAGTTACTGGAAATCATTGAAGTCCTGAAAGGTGAGAGTAAAAAACAGATAAGACAGAAGTTTTCACAGGATGATTACATCCAGAGTCTTGTCATGAAGCTGAAGGTTGAAAGCCCGGCAGCTTACCTTTCCGGGATTATGAAGCGAATGGGTAAGAGTGACTATTCTGAATTGAGTGTGAAGGATAAATCAAGGATTATTGAGGCTTTAAAGGATATACTAAAACGACAATGCGATACTTAA
- a CDS encoding helix-turn-helix transcriptional regulator yields the protein MVGKRLDLIRKQTGQRKIQFAESIGLSSGGYNDIISGRNKSISRPVLKALEYGYSVNPDWLLTGEGDMFLEPKGNANTGNSGGNIIQTSGSGNTYNIKYSNKYYLSDDEAELVESYREGNGKKLLKLLAKLLPAILIGFMLYYFWPPEQPAQAKEPKLEIKHKV from the coding sequence ATGGTTGGGAAGCGACTCGATTTAATACGAAAACAAACAGGACAGAGAAAGATTCAATTTGCAGAATCCATAGGACTATCATCCGGAGGGTATAATGATATTATATCAGGAAGAAATAAGAGTATTTCACGGCCAGTCCTGAAAGCACTCGAATACGGATACTCAGTTAATCCGGATTGGTTGCTGACCGGTGAGGGAGATATGTTTTTAGAGCCAAAAGGCAATGCAAACACTGGAAATTCCGGAGGGAATATCATCCAGACAAGTGGTTCTGGCAATACTTACAACATAAAATATTCCAATAAATACTATTTATCCGACGATGAAGCCGAGCTGGTCGAATCCTACCGGGAGGGAAACGGAAAAAAACTCCTGAAATTACTCGCAAAACTACTCCCGGCCATACTCATCGGCTTTATGCTCTACTACTTCTGGCCCCCGGAACAACCCGCCCAGGCCAAGGAACCGAAACTGGAAATCAAACACAAGGTTTGA
- a CDS encoding transposase family protein produces the protein MRKKLQFSDEFFRNQYMIYSGLKTNKEKGAFRDGLIENTPGLTRDIWYRGIKKFKEGKSVKTRSDRGKPRVACEEQLIQDVKVIAAIKFGHATSDSGKMYKKGVFETTKDAISLAIDKGLITKNYSVSTMDFYLRKFSLNAEGMKRDRAAIHLKAEFSNQWLQVDASPAISIYVDARAKAKKLIYDTTFKADTSHGRDRLERLGLRRIWGYHVVDVYSKAFDVIFFADNGLGENADDLLTAMIYFMNRKQNRENPLCGLPLNIYSDPGSGFRSKAFANFNYYFGINHLTHEAGRANSTGAVESRIRYNQRFERKFGFMIRNFMEHEDRFEAFKEFMETEVVKYNFEKGFYSKWESGLTMEPVLPQRQDFVYARTEPEIASVDGFGEVVLDKNKYYVSPDLKGQKVLLKRRFCNFPVAVDANKIEYICQNERAVVLGEGYYGNKKTDWERNREEVKTLAGQIKRGFALSPITENNISAEDVFFSLCEDMAIGASEIPEDMQREALLFFESRLREEGQVSKEDRDSIQKIFHMYLDRSDRYETARS, from the coding sequence ATGAGAAAGAAATTGCAGTTTAGCGACGAATTCTTTCGAAACCAGTATATGATTTACTCAGGTCTGAAAACCAATAAAGAGAAAGGGGCGTTTCGCGATGGTTTAATCGAAAACACTCCAGGCCTGACAAGAGACATCTGGTATAGAGGGATTAAAAAATTCAAAGAAGGAAAGAGCGTGAAAACACGCTCTGACCGTGGCAAGCCGAGGGTAGCCTGTGAAGAACAACTGATTCAGGATGTAAAGGTAATAGCAGCTATTAAGTTCGGCCATGCCACTTCTGATTCGGGTAAGATGTATAAAAAAGGCGTTTTTGAGACTACGAAAGACGCTATTTCACTGGCTATAGATAAAGGATTGATAACAAAAAATTATTCAGTATCAACTATGGACTTTTATCTAAGAAAATTTAGTTTGAACGCGGAAGGCATGAAACGTGATAGAGCAGCCATTCATCTAAAAGCCGAATTTTCAAATCAGTGGTTGCAAGTCGATGCCTCTCCGGCTATTTCAATTTACGTTGATGCAAGAGCAAAAGCTAAAAAACTGATTTATGATACTACCTTTAAAGCGGATACTTCCCATGGTAGAGACCGATTGGAACGGTTAGGACTCAGGAGAATCTGGGGTTATCATGTTGTAGATGTTTATTCAAAAGCTTTCGATGTTATTTTCTTTGCTGATAATGGTCTGGGTGAAAATGCAGATGACCTATTGACAGCGATGATTTACTTTATGAACCGGAAACAAAACCGGGAGAATCCTCTTTGCGGTCTGCCACTGAACATTTATTCCGACCCTGGTTCAGGTTTTCGTAGTAAGGCCTTTGCTAATTTCAATTACTACTTTGGAATCAATCACCTTACTCACGAGGCGGGAAGGGCCAATTCGACCGGGGCTGTAGAATCGAGGATTCGTTACAACCAGAGGTTTGAGAGAAAGTTTGGTTTTATGATTCGTAATTTCATGGAACACGAAGACCGATTTGAAGCCTTTAAGGAATTCATGGAAACTGAGGTTGTAAAGTATAACTTTGAAAAAGGGTTTTATTCGAAATGGGAATCAGGACTTACTATGGAACCTGTTTTACCACAGAGACAGGACTTTGTATATGCGAGAACTGAGCCTGAGATTGCCTCTGTAGATGGATTCGGCGAGGTAGTGTTGGATAAAAATAAATACTATGTTTCTCCTGATTTAAAAGGACAGAAAGTTCTTTTGAAACGCAGGTTTTGTAATTTTCCGGTAGCAGTGGATGCCAACAAAATCGAGTATATTTGCCAGAACGAACGCGCCGTGGTTCTCGGTGAGGGATACTATGGCAATAAGAAGACTGACTGGGAACGGAATCGAGAAGAGGTAAAAACCCTGGCAGGTCAAATAAAACGGGGTTTTGCGTTAAGTCCGATTACAGAAAATAACATTTCCGCTGAGGATGTTTTTTTCTCTCTCTGTGAAGATATGGCTATAGGGGCCTCTGAAATTCCGGAGGATATGCAGAGAGAAGCGTTGCTATTTTTTGAATCTCGACTGCGTGAAGAGGGTCAAGTTTCCAAAGAGGATAGAGATTCTATTCAAAAGATTTTTCACATGTATTTAGATAGGAGTGATAGATATGAAACGGCAAGAAGCTAA